The Cuculus canorus isolate bCucCan1 chromosome 3, bCucCan1.pri, whole genome shotgun sequence DNA window GGAATTCTGTGGAATCAGTTGAATTTAACTTTATATTCTTCCTTCTGGAATATGATGTTTAGTAACTACTGGCAGTTGTAAACTACATATAGTAACAAAAATTGTGAACAGGCTttgaaaccttttcttttttcaaaaaaaaaaaaaaaaaaaaaggaaacggAAAGAAGAAAGCACCCTGTTGAGAAATGGGTGAATCCATCACGCTTCTTTACAACTACCAAATTCAAATAGTTTATTAAAATATGGCAAATAGTTTGCAGCAGAGATTAATACTAAGGTCAGTCCAGGTGTTGCAGATCTGCAGGtgtgtgcttttgttttgtagcAGCAGTGAGGCTAATGACCTGCTTTCTAGGTAAAACTAAGGTTAGCTTTAAAAAGGCAGTGGGGAATGTGAGCCAATGCAGTAATTTTCAGTGAGTAGTGCTGGGTAGTATTCGATAGAGAGCTCTGTTACATAAGCTGAAGAGATGAGAAACTAAGTGTGCTGCTTCACTGGTTTGAAAACCCCAACTATTAGTTCCACTGTTCTTTTGTCGAAATAGAAAACTTATCCGAATGTGTCATGTGCCTTAATTCCTTTGTGTTCTCTTTTGTGGAATCTGCTTCTTACCTgtgttattttgcttctttctacTATCAATCTAATGtgcattacatttttattagcGTATTAAGTAAGAGATGAAGATAAATTGTGTAAATATCACTAGTCTTTTGTTTaggttttaaaaagaagtgCTACAGTTCAACAGGAGGTGGTGTGtgtatttgcattttcctctAACTTTATTTGCTGTGAAGCTATCTTAAATTTAGGCTTAACCTAACTGTTGCcacatttcaaggaaaaatatgtttagcTTAAGTACAGACAGAGACTAAGGAATGGATCCAgtccatttctatttttataacAGAGTGGCTATAAGAGTACACACTTTCACCTCTTAAACTGTGTATTTATTATGTTAtgaacaggaaaagcaaagtagAAAGTATTTTTGACTTTTCTGAAGTCTCACTGGTGGAACTGCAAATAGGTAATCATTTGTAGGTGCTGTGAAAAATGCCTTGTTTGTGACATTtagtaggaaaaatattttattagtttttatttttgtgatagGAATATGTCTAAGATCATCCAAAAGACATGTTGCCAGAGTGCTTGTGGCAATAAAATGTAGAGAGCTTTAGGCAGAAGTGATGAGTGTGTTTTTCTGTATGCCACAGGTGGGAGACTTACCAGATGCAGAGATCAAGCCACCAGAAAATGTGCTGTTTGTTTGTAAACTGAATCCTGTGACCACAGATGAAGACCTAGAGATAATATTTTCACGATTTGGTCCCATTAAAAGGTAattactgtaaaacaaaaaagaaaaccttctttGTTGAAACTGAACTTGATTCTCCACGGTCTATTTTTGGCTTGGCTGTTAAGTAGTTGTCTGGCATCTCTGGAGATTTATGCTGTGCCTGTATGTGTTTGGATAGAGACCACAACAATGGTAATACAAGTCATATCTAGCTAGATGAGTATCCTGTCCCAGCAGTGGTTTTAAGTGAGAGCCTTGGAGAGTATAAGAACAAGGATAGCATATGATGATACCCTCCCTAGTACCCtgtcctctctctcctttcagcAGTTTTTATGCTGGATACTGCCTGAGCTAGATAGAGTCtctgagttttccttttccatgggAATGTGTATGGTTTGGGATGAAGTGACAGAGTTTCTGCACTTTTTTCAGACTTTATTTTTGCCACCTTTAACAATTCAGTATCAACAGCAAACTCCACTGGTgacctcttttctttctaggTGAGAAATGACTGTTTTCTCTTACTTGATCTTTCACATGTTCATCAATGGAAAGaaatttctttccccttttgtgCAGCAGTTAATTAGAATTACCGGAGAGATTTCAAAAGACTGGATTAAATATATCATCATCACACATAAGCATATGGACTCTTCACTGAGGCTTATTTAGATAGATAAATAAACCTCAGATAAACCTGTTCAGGTCCTGCATAGGCCCCGTTTATTCAGATTCACACTCTGTTCTGGATTGAGTTTCTACCAGTTTGTGCACTAATAACATACAGGCCTGCAGGCTCCCAGATCCTTCACTTGACTGTCGGTGTATGTTTGCACAAGTCAAGTTGGCACTGTTCACCACAGCTTGATTTCTGAATATCGTATGGATTTCTTAtacttcttttccccctttatcAGACTGTTCAGTACCTCTGCTGTAgtccttttgctttcagatagTTTCTGTGACTAATCCACAAAGGAGGATTCTGGCACAAGACTGTCCACCTTCTTCCTCATTGTTGGCTGCTGCAAAGAGTTCATATAGTTTGCCTGAATAGccttgtcttttccttccctcctgccctttttctttggttttgttttgttttaatcacCATGGCCTCAtgttgcaccaagggaggttcagattagatatcaggaaaaatttcttcacagaaagggttatcaggcactggaacaggaaggtgattgagtcaccatatttaaaagatgggtataCGAAGTGCTCAGGAaaatgatttagtagtggacagatacagttggactcaatgatctcaaaggtcttttccaaccaagcgattctacgattccatgattctatgatcttcagaTGGGTTGTGTATCCTAATCCGGGGTTTGTCACTTCCTCAGTACACATGGAGGAGATCTCACCTCACTAAATCTCACCTTAATACCGTATTTCCTGCCTTTGTTTCTTGCCTGACCTGCTTTAACATCCTGTCAGAATTCTTATGTCATATGGAAGAGTTTGGTAGTGCTGGTGCAATACTGTAGTGTTCACATTTTGCGTCTACTGATTCAATACTTCAGGCTTCTTACTGTTGTGCAGTGAACTGCCTGATAAGAAGATTGTTGCAAAAGAAGTGCTTCCTAAGAAGAGAAAGTTTGTCACATGATGTCTGTTTAAACTTCCCTTAAAATGACTGAGAAAAGAGAACGTGGAATTTCTTGTCTTGCATtagtgaaatgcagaaaatcacTAACAATCAGTAATgttggaaaacagatttcatttcattagTCAGAAGTTTGTCCCTACTTCTACACTTCATGTTAAGCACTTGTGAGTTAAATGTAATTACTCAAGTAATGCCACGTGCATTTTTTCTGCACATCAGCAGGAGTCTCAGAGTCAATCATTACAATACCTTCaagattgttttttaaaaaaataacagcagttaGTCTCCCTTTTAAGCAGTGCTTGCCtatcctttattttttgctctaacaccactgacattttaatttcatctcaatttttcagctgtgaagtGATTAGAGACTGGAAGACTGGTGAATCACTTTGTTACGCTTTCATTGAGTTTGAAAAGGTATGTTATTTAGGCATACTGCGTGTGGATTCTGTTTATAAAAGGTTCACTTTCAGCATACTTCCATTAAGGAAAAATAGTGAGATGTTCAAGGATGGGGTAGctaatatttgcttttgctgacTTAGCTATAGAAGTTTTAGGTCCTAAATGAGGCAAACATTTAACTAGTTCTCTATTTAACCAAACAGTATGATGCTCGCTTTATCAACACGTTGCTCTTAACTGTGAGATGGATAGTAAAAGTTCTCTTGGTGGTACGTGGTTTCTTGTTTGTATCTGCTAAGCTCTAATCTgtgaggaaaatggaaaacatggGGAAAGTATTCTCACTTCTCTTTAGCCTGCACATGTACTTAAAATTGAGCTTTTATTTGATTGTTTATTGTCCttttttagcttgtttttctgaatgtattACATGTGTCAAACATGTGGCTGGATTGGCATGTGTTTAAAATAGTGAAATGAACCAAAGGAATGCATTTTGACATGTTTACATTTGGACAAAGCATAACTATTCCTTTTGAAATGGCACAATGCAAGAACAGCTGTGCTTTAcacagttttagaaaaaaaattgtgccaTTTCTGTTTGAGCTCTTCAGTGAATATTCCTGTGAGGTAATCGTGACTCAAAATTTTCTGGAAACATTAATTTCAGGAGGAAGATTGTGAGAAAGCCTACTTCAAAATGGACAATGTGCTGATAGATGATAGACGGATACATGTGGATTTTAGCCAGTCTGTTGCAAAGATCAAGTGGAAGGGAAAAGGTAGGTACACTTGCGATTCTTTGACCCTCGTAACTTAATAAGCCATGGCTTCTAAACTGTTAGTATTATATAAAGAGAAGGAATTGTTATGAACTTAAATCATCTCATCTTTAGGGATATAATTTTTCCCTACTGTAGTAAATAGAGCAGCACAATTTCTAGCTCTTCTCTTCGCTTGTTCCCTGTGAAAGAGTAGAGGGGTTTACTACTGTTATAGTAACGTTACATTGCCATAGATTGCCTTTTTATCAGATGTCGTTTTGCCAGTAAACAATTTGTTCTTCTCAAGCCTTAAAAGTGATAGGTTTTGATAGTACTCATTAACAAAATAATATGACAGTACATTGTTACTTTCtcgtttcttttctttattcactGTATGACAGAAGTAGTCAGAAATCAGACAAGGGATTTCCCCTATTCACCTCCTGTAGGTCAAGCATATTGCATAGCAGGCTTTATGTCAAACAACCTAATTTCAGTTGTTTGAGGAtattttgggaaggaaaaatatggtGGGAGAGGTGGATACAGTGGTTGATTGTTGGAGACATGAGGAAAACACTGGACTTGGAGAGGTGACTGTGCATTGCACTGGTGATGTTCTTGTGTGCCTTTGCCTAAAAATGCAGTCAACCTTCAACTGTTTGCATATGATTTCTCTAGGCTGGGGACTAGTCATGGACACTGAGGTACTAGAACTTGTCCTGCACAGAGCTGAGATGACTGTAATGTGTACTATGCTCTGCAGTGCATCCTCTACTAACTGACAGCATGGAAAGCTTTGTTTTGTCTGGGTAAATTAGGTCTAAATCATCTTAGATATTGGGAAGCTAATTATTTTGTCATCTTGCGCTTATATGGTACCCAAAAAAATGACCTAAGGGAAAGTATTAAGCTTCTACTTTCAGTAGCTGTTTCTGATCTATCCAGTTTATATTGCAGCTTTAAGTATGACCGTGAGATGGCAGCACGTTGCTGTACAATAGTTCATTGATCTGTGAGCAGGTACTTTCAACTGAATggatggaaaatgaaatgttgtgCCTCTAGTTAAagatatgcatttatttttttttatagttttctaTTTGAATTCTTAAGCCGTAGCTGTCTCAGAGGTTTCCCTTTGTGCATCCCagagtgaaaataatttaataatgaGAAGAATAGTCTGCAGGCTTTCACAGTAACAGGATTTTAAGTAGTGTAATGTAGGACCTGTAATCAAAGTGAGACTAGTTGCTAAATCCTGCTTTGTGATCTGTTCCTGTCTGGTCCCTATTAGACACAAGTGAGGGGAAATAACCATATGTTGTTTAATGAGATCTGTAAGCAAGAGAAGGACAGAAAATCACTTGTCCTATTCTATTAGGCTCTGTTACTCAGATGTCAATGTTGTTTCTGGAACTTTATCCTGCTATGAATCTGTATGGTTACAAAGAGCCCTTAAATTCATAAGTGAAACTTTGTGATAGATGTGGATCttgatttttttgattttttttttttggggggtagtTGGAGTGaattgaatatatattttttctgtggaCAGGTGGGCGGTATACCAAGGATGATTTCAAAGAGTATGAAAAGGAACGGGACAAACCTTCAAAATTTGCTCTGAAAGAGAAGGTAAAACCAAAGCAGGAGTATCCTTTTCTGGTGAAAGGTATTTCTTGCACTAAGTATGGTTCATGAAAACAGACTAGAAAAAGTCTTCTTATTCTTAAAGGTTGCCAAGTGGGTATTTCGCTGCTGCTTCATACAAACATTTGGTGTTTGAGATGGAACgaagcatttttcatttcatgtctTTGATGAATTTAGACAAATCAGAATGTGCTGTTTCACTTCCATGTTTTGTGCAGGTGAATGATATTGCCTGCCCAGAGCTCTGGAATAACAGAGTTTTAAGTCATTTCACAAGGGACCTGCTGCATCCAAAATGAGACTGTAGTAGTAACAAAATCATGCTCTGCGATTCTTCACTTGTGGTgagcatgaaagaaaagaaggtcaTAGCCTGTTCAGATATCCATGGGTACGGAAGAAAGGAGAATTGGGACTTGGCTGTACTCTTTGACAGGACACAATTCAGTTATATTAGCACAGCTGATTTTTCCAGCATGTATGGTCCTGTTCTGACTGAAATACGTGTGAAACCCTGCTCTGATAAACAgagatttgtttgctttgtgaaGTTTTATGTTCTGCTATTTATTGGCATAAAGTAACAGATCTGTGCTTAACCACAACCATCAGTGCCAAGTATGACCTTGTGCTGGATGATGATATAGAAGAGTCTCAAACAAGTCAGTCACACTTGgctaaaaaaacaaaaaagaaaaagcatcacCACTCTGAAGACGAAGAGGATGACAAGAAGACCAAAAAATCTAAGGTACTAACTTCTTTGTGCATTAAACTTATACCCATTTATTGCTCTTCTAATAACagaagctaggaaaaaaaagtttgataTAGAACTGAGGACCTGGTGCGCAAAGTCCCGTAAAATACAGCAGCTGTAAATGTACAAAAGGCTGATGTTAGCATTTGATTATGGAAGAGGCATTCCAAATCTTCCTGGACTTTTGAAGCTTTGTATGTCTGAATGGCTTTTTGCCAAAACATCCTGAAGAGGCAATGTAGCCTCTCATAAAGTAGGAAATCTTCAGCACTTTGAACCTGTTGTTCACATATTCCCTGTCATAAACTAGTAGTTAATCATATTTCATGAATGCAaactattttctcattttctggcCAGACCAGCATGTGTTGGCTTTTTCCCATATGGAGTCAGAAACAGTCTCTTtgtaatatctttttttttttatttttccttaactgTTTTGGAAGTGGTTTTGTAAAATCTGTATGTTGGTATGCTTGTGTATTGTGCAAGCACATGGTGCTGTAAGGCTCAGGCCAATCATCAGAAGACAGTAGTTATGTCTTTCATTAGTTTCACTGTAGCCTGTCAGGTTGGCACTCTCATGTTTTTGTGAACTTGGAATAGTCAAGATGTTGATGTTTCATGAAAACGACACCTGCAACACTGAAGTGGAGGGTTAACCACCATTGAAGTGTGAGCACTGGGGAGAGTTGAgctaagctgaaaaaaaaaaaaaaaaacaacccagacCCCAGTATTTTAACAGTGCAAGCTTTATGAGAGAGAACAAAGCTGTCTTCTAGCAATTCTGCAAAAAGTGATAAGGTTCCACCCACAGTAAATAAAGCCATTGTCCTGGCATGAGTTTTGAGTGCTGCTTTGAGGTCATGATTTGGTTGTTCCGTTGCTCGACctgagccaacaatgtgtgctcacagcccagaaggccaacgtATCCTGGGCCACCTCAAAAgtgcatggccagcaggtcaagggaggtgattctgcccctctattcctctcttgtgggacctcatctggagtattgtgtccggttttggaatcctcaacataggaagggtatggagctgttggaacaagtccagaggaggactacaaagatgatcaaaggcctggagcacctttcctacgaggacaggctgagagagttggggttattcagcctggagaagagaaggctctgaggagaccttaaccttccagtacctgaaggggctacaagaaagttggcTCTGTTTACAGaagtttgtagtgataggactaggggcgATGgttataaactgcagaggggcagatttaaactagacataaggaggaatttcttcacaatggggTTGGTGCgacacaggcacaggttgcccagggaagctgtggctgccccatcccgggaggtgttctaggccaggttggatggggccatgggcagcctgatctagtgggacatgtccctgcccatggcaggagggttggaactggatgctatttaaggtcccttccagaccaaactattctatgattctaaataattattactttttgtatatgtatatttacttttattagaTTTATTGTTTAGGCATGATTTGGGGAACTCATACAAGAACAGGGGAAGGAGGCATGTTCTTGAGGCAGAGTATACCAAGACCAGTACAAAGCGTAGCAGAATGGAAACTTTTGATGAATGGCAGCATTTCTAATCTAGGGAAGCTTTTTCCCTCAAccttattttggaaatattagAATATAGTTGAGgtaattgctttaaaacaaaacaacagtaGACCTTCTACAAGTAATTGACCAAAGACCACAGCAGCCACGCTTCATACAGAAACTTCTACCCTGAACACCTTTAGTGTAGCAGAGATTTTGATTCAACAGAACAGGGTATTATAATGGGAAATTCTGGCAAGTGAAACTGCAGTTTGTGCTACCAGCTCCAGCTATGACTGatgggattttcttttccaaatagTTTCCATTGTGTGGagctgtttttaatttctttcactgtttttttttttttattatattttgacTAATCCTTTTCTTAGCCTGACGCCCATTTCCTGAATCTTCAGCCTCCGTGTTGATATTCgaagaatgtatttttgaaTCTTGTGCTGTTTGACTTGATTCCAGAGGGCAGAAGAGGAAGGGTGTTGTGGCTTGCTTTGAGTAGGTAACAGGATGTGGGTGTGTAGCAGGAGGCTGCACTAACATGTGGGTTTGTGAGTAGGATTTGGTAGAGTGTTTTTGAAGCATGAATAGAGAATAGACTCTGTTTGCTCCTTTTAACCTTTAGCGTGTTTTATATCTGTAAAGGTGGcatattttgttctgcttttgtggTCATAGTATTTGAAGCTGATTTACCTGCAGGTGCAGTTTGACACGTTACTGCTTTTGGCAAAGCCAGCCATGACCTTCAGAGAAGTGTCTTTCCctccttttatattttcttccttatgtgtgTTTGCCAACACAGTGCTGGGGTAAGAACTGGGCTGATCATCACTTACTCATTTGCTGATAAGAGGCTGTGATCCTGGATTGAGAAATCGGGACTTCAGCTGTAAGATGGAGCCTGTTTTTAAGTAGgaatctttcttcctcttccaatgGGAAAACAGCATGTTTCTGACTTGGATAGGGCATAAcagatttaatttcaaaatactctGGTTTTAGtcagagtattttaaaaaatttgctttagttttttttttgcGCCAGAgactttaaaaagataaaaacatatttaagggGATATGTAACCAGTTTTGGAGGGAACTGAGATGTAATTCATTCTGTTAGTTCAAattgctactttttttctttacagtgtGATCACATTAGCTACTGTGACAACCTTTTTGTGGCACTTTGACTTGCCCTGTGCATCTATTCCCTAAATGCTTCTGTGATGAAGGTCATTGTGCTTAGGTGGCTCCGTGCTCGTatgactgtttttctttaatccttTCAGCAAGTTTGCCCTTTTTTATGGCATTCAGTGCAGgctatttttcttcatttccaagTCATTGCTAACTTGTTCCCTGCCCTGACTTGGCCTCCTATCTCCACTGTTGGCTTGGTCAATTTTTCAactgtttgttctgcttttctcctgttcCCTGCTTGTGCTGGGAGGAAACTTCAGCAGCAAACCAGCTACAAGACAGTAGTGCACAAAGTCCACTATCTGTTTTTTGGccaatatttttgtcttgttccTCTCTACTCCAGCACTGGTCTGTCCATCTTCTGATGTTTGCTCAGGCCCTTGCCACAGATGGGCTTGAAATCCGTTGTCTTGTTCAAACAAATGGAGGGAGGCTGAGGCTTCTGGGTACAAAACTGATATGGCCATGCATCATTCTAAAGATGAAGGGGCAAAATAAGTAGCTGGAATCACCACTTCTTTTTGATGggttcagtttttaaaatctgtacTGAATCTGACAGTAAAGATGTGGAATAAGCATTTGGCCACCAGTGAGATTAGTGTACTCATAAGTAGCAGAAATTTTGTTATCTagataaaaatcaaatctgTGGTTATTGATGTGTGCGTTGGTTCGGGGGGGGGGGTATGTTGCTTACTTTAACTGTAGTATTTTGGCATTATTCTCTGTAATtctgaaggtgtttttttctctgggaATTTGTTCTGGGAACCATCCTGATCACTGCCTTTCTGAGTAAAAGCTCTGCTTCAagtaaagtgtttttttcactgttcttttaaataaatgaagtatGCAGTACATGCAGTATAGGTTTTAGCCTGTGAATGCTGCTGTCATGAGaacatatttagaaaaatgaaaattggaaattaagaaagaaatactgtgTAATTTAATGCAGACGCTTTTCATAGTTCATAATGATCTGTGTTACTAAAATTCCATAAAATGCTATCTCTGTACCGGAGCATATAGTGATACTAAACTTTCAAGTGATCATACCTTCAAAACAGAAGTGCTAACCACTTTCTTAATAGCAAGCTTGTATGTATCTTTCTGCAGGTTTCTGAAGTTGCTCTTGTATTTTGTTTCACTCTGTGTCTTACCTGAATAATAAGATGAAAATAGATTCTAGCAGAAAATGTTAGGAGTTCGCATGTCAAAACTCAGTGTTATGCATTAAGAAAATCTTTAGAGTTCCTTGAAATGAAATGGCAGCTTTCTAagtgatctttttcttttcccttttaaaattgCAATGACGTTGTGGCCTGTATGGGTGTTGGTGTCTACAGACAGTCATCCTTGCATATACTGTGCCATAATTTTGTTATTGCAACATTTTACAATCTGAATTAAACTATCTTTCCTTCATTTATGAATATGCTGTCTCAGTGCTTTCATGCTGTCTGTCTGGGGCAACAAGAGCTACTGACAGCAGCTCCCCCTTTGTTACATAAACCTCATTTCTCTCCAGAGAAAATTAGTTCTGTGTGCTGAGACACTCAGCAttcttggtgaagaaatgcagaaaggcagggaaatttaaaaatttgCCCATTTTTGGCTAGCTGAACTTgcagtagttttttttttttaaggtgtttttGTGAGTGTGCTGAAACACCGTTACCACTTGCAGTACATACTGTTGGTGTCTGCTTTTTAGGCcattttaaattagattttataCCCCTGAGAGTTTACTATGTCTATGTATGAGAGTGTCctcctgtgttttctgtatgGGTCATACCACCACCAGCCTGTGAAATACAACTGGGTTTTATTACCTCATTGTTGTTTGTAGATTTAAAAGGATCAGATTCTCCACATTGCCTTTTCTTGTGGACTTCTGGCTTCAAGGAAGTGAAGTAGTTTGTGTGCACGcgcacatgtgtgtgtgtgtaattttgGTCATTGTAACAGTGCCTTTCATTTGTCCAAAGCCTAGAATTTAGTCCATTAAGGATGATTACAGGCAGGTCTTAAGTATTCTGCTTCTTCATAGCAGCATTTATCTTATGTATCTTCATAGCAGGTCCCCTGTGGGGCCTGAACCAAAGTCTATGAGTGAAATACTTCCATTGCTTAGATAGGAAGTCAAAATTCAAATCTTGCTTAGATAGGAAGTCAAAATTCAAATCTAGCTTAGAAGCTTGTGGGATACTTATGGAGAGTTTGACAATATCCATCCAACTTGAATCCCTGATATAACCAGTTTTTGCTAAAGCTTCTTGGGAAATACAAGCAGCAGCATACCTGGCAGCCATGCTTTTTTCCATAAATGCTGACAAAAGCTATAGACTTACCTTTTTCATTTGGTTACTGTGGGGGTTTTCAATGTGTTTATCTTTTTCAAATCATCATGGATTTTTACCTATTTCAAGTCATACCAGCCTTAGCTAAGGAACCAACCAAGCTTGCTTCTTTTCTAGTTCTCTTCATGTTTGTGTATTTCCCCCCTTTGTCTCTAACTGTAGATGTATCCAATTCCTTTAACAGGATTCTGATCGAAGACATGAAGGAGAACGCTGCAGAGAGAAGATAAAGAGTGAGAAGAAAGACAGACATCGGAGTCGCAGCCGATCTCAAGAGAGAGACTACACTTCCAGCAAACAAAGAGACAAATACAAAGACGACTACCGAATGAGAGACTGGGATAAAAAAGCAGATAGAAGCAGAAGTCCTAAGAAATCAAAAGACAAAGAGAGATCCAAGTACAgatgaaggacaagaaaaaacGGGAGGAGTATTAGGATGTGTTTTCTTCCAGCGTTTCCAACATTCTCTGAACTGGACATGCAGTTACTGGATAAAAGCTGTTGCCTTCTGTTGACAGCATGGCTTTACAATTCTATGAATGACCAGCGTATGACACTCAGAATAAACTTTGATTCCAGAAGGGTTGTTTCAgtaaagtatttctttattgtatttctttatcGGTTTGAGTCTCCAATAAGGATTGTTGTCTAAAGCTTTTTGGGAACATAAGCATGCATCACTAACAAGTGAATTGCCCTTCTTCACTGTGAAGAGATTTGCAGGGTGTACCTCCTTTCTACGAAGAGCTTATATTTatctttcagcattttcacGTGCTATGGTAATGAGTGTGATTGGAGACCTGGGGAGACAGAAATGTATTGTGCAAGCTCCTTCCAGGCAGTGGCCAGATACCATTTGGGTACAAATACTCAAaactctctttccttcctttaaaattaagtgCTTCTGGTTGGTTTAGTTCTGTCAGCTGTTTGCTGGCACCACTGTGCAGCAGTGTTTAAAGGCACTGGAGTAAGTCTGTGCTGATTGCAAGGGCGATGAAAGTGCTGCGCCGTACTACATCAATAGCACTTCATTGCTCACTGACACACGTAACCTGGTGATGTGGTATTGCTGGAGGATGCCTCTCAAAAGCGCGATTCACTTGATGCTTGGTCTGTTTCACCTTTGCAGTGTCAGGGAGATGCAGCTGCTGTAGTGTCAGGCAGCTTATTTCAGGTGggttaaaaagaagagaatagTAATTAGCAGAATAAGCAGAAAACTAGAATTAGTAATTTGTGTTGTGTTTGCCAAAACCTAAATGGGATTAATTTTCAGGTTTCGTGGCAGAAGTAGGTCAGTTAATAATTTTGTCTACAGAGGAATGCAGGTGATGTTGTCAGAGCCTGGATCTCGGTGAAAGTTGGCAGGCTCTTAAATGTCTGGCTTCCTCTGATAAACAAGTCCTTGCCACATAAACAGTGCTAGCCAGTATGCATACATATTAAGAACAACTATGTCCTCTTTATCTCCAGAGGAGAGATCTGTCATTGTTATGAAGGGAGGGAAAACATGGGGAAtggtatttttcttgtcttc harbors:
- the PPIL4 gene encoding peptidyl-prolyl cis-trans isomerase-like 4; translated protein: MAVLLETTLGDLVIDLYTEERPRACLNFLKLCKVKYYNYCLIYNVQRDFIIQTGDPMGTGRGGESIFCQLYGDQARFFEAEKVPRIKHKKKGTVSMVNNGNDQHGSQFLITTGENLDYLDGVHTVFGEVTEGMDVLKTINEAFVDKDFIPYQDIRINHTVILDDPFDDPPGLSVPDRSPEPTKEQLDSGRIGADEEIDDLKGRSADEIEEVQAEKEAKTRAILLEMVGDLPDAEIKPPENVLFVCKLNPVTTDEDLEIIFSRFGPIKSCEVIRDWKTGESLCYAFIEFEKEEDCEKAYFKMDNVLIDDRRIHVDFSQSVAKIKWKGKGGRYTKDDFKEYEKERDKPSKFALKEKVKPKQDAKYDLVLDDDIEESQTSQSHLAKKTKKKKHHHSEDEEDDKKTKKSKDSDRRHEGERCREKIKSEKKDRHRSRSRSQERDYTSSKQRDKYKDDYRMRDWDKKADRSRSPKKSKDKERSKYR